A region from the Actinomycetota bacterium genome encodes:
- the rpmA gene encoding 50S ribosomal protein L27 yields the protein MAHKKGMGSTKNGRDSKAKRLGVKRFDGQVVTAGSILVRQRGTRIHPGENVGRGSDDTLFARTDGVVRFSRGLKRRVHIDPVAG from the coding sequence ATGGCACATAAAAAGGGAATGGGAAGCACGAAGAATGGTCGTGACTCCAAGGCGAAGCGCCTCGGTGTCAAGCGTTTCGACGGGCAGGTGGTCACGGCTGGATCGATTCTCGTACGCCAGCGTGGAACCCGTATCCATCCAGGCGAAAACGTCGGGCGTGGCAGTGATGACACGCTTTTCGCAAGGACAGACGGCGTCGTTCGCTTCTCCCGCGGCCTCAAGCGTCGAGTTCATATCGACCCTGTTGCGGGATAG
- the rplU gene encoding 50S ribosomal protein L21: MYAVVSTGGKQVKVTEGAQVVVEKIDAPVGEAVDLEVLFAVDGESICTGAQALSSATVTAQVIEHFAGDKVVVFKFKKRKGYKRLKGHRQLQSRLLITDISIGAPASKPKAKAKVEKVSESPTEVVSVAVETASVDATTPAPCKAQKSSGEPCSNKAKDGSDFCGVHSKKASG; encoded by the coding sequence ATGTATGCTGTAGTTTCTACTGGTGGGAAGCAAGTCAAGGTCACCGAAGGCGCCCAGGTTGTCGTCGAGAAGATTGACGCACCTGTTGGAGAGGCCGTCGACCTAGAGGTATTGTTCGCCGTTGACGGCGAGAGCATTTGTACTGGAGCGCAGGCGCTGTCCTCGGCAACCGTCACAGCTCAGGTCATCGAGCACTTCGCCGGTGACAAAGTAGTCGTATTCAAGTTCAAGAAGCGCAAAGGGTATAAGCGCCTCAAGGGCCATAGGCAGCTTCAGTCGCGTCTCCTCATTACTGACATCAGTATAGGGGCGCCAGCATCGAAGCCAAAGGCGAAGGCCAAGGTCGAGAAGGTTTCCGAGTCGCCCACAGAGGTCGTGTCCGTTGCGGTTGAAACTGCGTCGGTAGACGCTACCACTCCTGCTCCATGTAAGGCCCAAAAGTCCAGCGGCGAACCTTGCTCGAACAAGGCGAAGGACGGATCGGACTTCTGCGGCGTGCACTCGAAGAAGGCCTCTGGCTGA